The following coding sequences lie in one Prochlorococcus marinus XMU1412 genomic window:
- a CDS encoding ABC transporter ATP-binding protein, whose translation MNDSLNNKNIFYLIGLIWKYLSSIRKRQIKLLIILVIFASISEFISIYSLVPFLAVLTNPDSFLENQIIQNIINLFDFKIGNNLLLILTVIFLVANIFSAITRIIFNYYTYRLSSLIGSDLSIIAYKYSLYRPYSYHLVTNSNKLVTIIAKNINEIISYVINPTFQLFSALVISLIMLITLLVINFSMTFNSIFIILLFYILFVKISAIKIRKLSVINAIISQNLIKLVQESIGGIRDVILSNNQEYFIKKFSVDDKTFRKEDSFGNFLSILPKLIIEPIAIIIVACSGYYLVSFANSKDAITILGALTFSGIRLLPFAQRIYEGITLPRLAKSRLVNLIEILENPPDKIRKDKKILKSIKFKKNLELRNLCFKYDKDGPLILDNVSLKIQKGEKIGFIGKTGSGKSTLLDLIMGLIEPTSGSILIDDASLFGSKSYRIKKLWQNLFMHVPQNIFLSDSSIAENIAFGFKKENIDFQKIQEVASKAQINDFIQNSFKGLNTLVGERGVRLSGGQRQRIGIARALYKNQNVIFLDEATSALDEVTENKIMNAFNYLGSEVTIIVIAHRLNTLKFCNRVFEIKDGKLIRREIFNG comes from the coding sequence ATGAATGATTCTCTTAATAATAAAAATATTTTTTACCTCATCGGATTAATTTGGAAATATCTTAGTAGTATAAGAAAAAGACAAATAAAGTTATTAATTATACTTGTAATTTTTGCCAGTATATCTGAATTTATAAGCATCTATTCTTTGGTCCCTTTTTTGGCTGTATTAACTAACCCTGATTCTTTTTTAGAAAATCAAATAATTCAGAATATCATTAATTTATTTGATTTTAAAATAGGTAATAATTTACTTCTAATACTTACAGTTATTTTCTTAGTAGCAAACATTTTTTCAGCTATAACAAGGATTATTTTTAACTATTATACATACAGATTGTCTTCTTTAATTGGCTCTGATTTAAGTATAATAGCTTACAAATACTCGCTTTATAGGCCATATTCATATCATTTAGTGACCAATAGCAATAAGTTAGTAACAATAATAGCCAAAAATATTAATGAAATAATATCCTATGTAATTAATCCGACTTTTCAATTATTTTCGGCATTAGTTATATCTTTAATAATGTTAATAACTCTATTAGTTATTAATTTTAGTATGACTTTCAATAGTATATTTATTATATTATTATTTTATATTTTATTTGTAAAAATTTCTGCAATTAAGATTAGAAAACTTAGTGTTATTAATGCAATTATAAGTCAAAACCTAATTAAGTTAGTACAAGAAAGTATTGGTGGAATAAGAGATGTTATCCTCTCAAATAATCAGGAATATTTTATTAAAAAGTTTTCAGTAGACGATAAAACTTTTAGGAAGGAAGATTCTTTTGGGAATTTTTTAAGTATTTTACCGAAATTAATTATTGAGCCCATAGCAATAATTATTGTTGCTTGCAGTGGGTATTATTTAGTTTCCTTTGCTAACTCAAAAGATGCGATAACCATATTAGGAGCACTTACTTTTAGTGGAATAAGATTATTGCCCTTTGCGCAAAGAATTTATGAAGGTATTACTTTACCAAGGTTAGCTAAATCAAGACTTGTTAATCTTATTGAAATTTTAGAAAATCCTCCAGATAAAATAAGAAAAGATAAGAAAATTCTTAAATCAATCAAATTTAAAAAAAATTTAGAATTGAGGAATTTATGCTTCAAATATGACAAGGATGGCCCTCTAATTTTAGATAATGTGAGTTTAAAAATACAAAAAGGAGAGAAAATTGGTTTTATAGGAAAAACTGGCAGCGGAAAAAGTACGCTCCTTGATCTGATCATGGGATTAATAGAGCCAACCTCGGGAAGTATATTAATTGATGATGCAAGTTTATTTGGTAGTAAATCATATCGGATTAAGAAATTATGGCAAAATTTATTTATGCATGTTCCTCAAAACATTTTCTTATCAGATTCTTCAATAGCTGAAAATATTGCTTTTGGTTTTAAAAAAGAAAATATTGATTTTCAAAAAATTCAAGAAGTAGCTTCAAAAGCTCAGATAAATGATTTTATACAAAACTCATTTAAAGGATTAAATACTCTAGTAGGTGAAAGAGGGGTAAGGTTAAGTGGAGGCCAAAGACAAAGGATAGGTATAGCAAGAGCATTATACAAAAATCAAAATGTCATATTTCTTGATGAAGCTACTAGTGCGCTAGATGAAGTTACTGAAAATAAAATTATGAATGCCTTTAATTACTTGGGTTCAGAAGTTACCATAATAGTAATCGCACATAGACTAAATACTCTTAAATTTTGTAATAGAGTTTTTGAAATAAAAGATGGCAAATTAATAAGAAGGGAAATATTCAATGGATAA
- a CDS encoding nucleotide sugar dehydrogenase codes for MSFKLPDNEKCTIAIIGLGYVGLPLALEFARKKYSCIKKKKLNRKIIGFDISQKRIHELDNGIDKTNECDLSKIKKLDNLEFTNDIADLDLAEVFIITVPTPIDDAKKPELSALKKACKFVGIALKRNISLVSPVVIFESTVFPGATEEICIPIIKLNSGLSVYDKLENIKSFGFGYSPERINPGDDKHKLNSITKVTSGNNEKVAEWVDSLYSSIIDAGTYKTKTIKVAEAAKVIENTQRDLNIALINELSIVFRKLDIDTLQVLEAAKTKWNFIPFVPGLVGGHCIGVDPYYLTFKSEQVGYSPEVVLAGRKINDGMATWYVEQIILEMVKRGMKIVSSNALILGFTFKENCPDIRNTKVIDMVRAFKQHSIKVDIFDPFADKENAKDYYDIEIHKELGSNKKYSIIVVAVAHDDFIAFDYDNWKSLCNEEHIILDLKGIVPLELNPIRP; via the coding sequence ATGAGTTTTAAACTGCCAGATAATGAAAAATGTACTATTGCTATCATTGGGTTAGGCTATGTAGGACTACCTTTAGCATTAGAATTTGCAAGAAAAAAATACTCTTGTATCAAGAAAAAGAAATTAAATAGAAAAATAATTGGTTTCGATATTAGTCAAAAAAGGATACATGAATTAGACAATGGAATTGACAAAACCAATGAATGTGATCTTTCTAAAATAAAAAAATTAGATAATCTAGAATTCACAAATGATATCGCTGATTTAGATTTAGCTGAAGTTTTTATAATTACTGTACCTACTCCAATAGATGATGCTAAAAAGCCTGAACTTAGTGCTCTTAAAAAAGCTTGCAAATTTGTAGGAATCGCATTAAAAAGAAATATATCTTTAGTTTCTCCTGTAGTAATTTTTGAGAGCACTGTATTCCCTGGTGCTACAGAAGAAATTTGTATACCAATTATAAAATTAAATTCAGGATTATCAGTTTATGATAAATTAGAAAATATTAAGTCCTTTGGATTTGGTTATAGTCCAGAAAGAATTAATCCTGGAGATGATAAACATAAATTAAATTCAATTACTAAAGTTACAAGTGGTAATAATGAAAAAGTTGCAGAATGGGTTGATTCTCTTTATTCATCAATTATTGATGCTGGAACTTATAAAACAAAAACTATAAAAGTTGCTGAGGCTGCGAAAGTAATTGAAAATACACAGAGGGATTTAAATATTGCATTGATAAATGAATTATCAATAGTTTTCCGAAAATTAGATATTGATACTTTGCAAGTTTTAGAGGCAGCAAAGACAAAATGGAATTTCATACCCTTTGTTCCTGGATTGGTTGGTGGGCATTGTATTGGAGTTGATCCTTATTATTTAACTTTCAAATCTGAACAAGTTGGATATTCCCCTGAAGTTGTACTGGCTGGAAGAAAAATAAATGATGGGATGGCGACTTGGTATGTAGAACAGATTATTCTAGAAATGGTAAAAAGAGGTATGAAAATAGTTTCAAGTAATGCATTAATCCTTGGCTTTACATTTAAAGAAAATTGCCCTGATATTAGAAATACTAAGGTCATTGATATGGTAAGAGCATTTAAGCAGCATAGTATTAAAGTGGATATATTTGATCCTTTTGCAGATAAAGAAAATGCGAAGGATTATTATGATATTGAAATTCATAAAGAACTAGGATCAAATAAAAAGTATTCAATTATTGTTGTAGCAGTCGCCCATGATGATTTCATTGCATTTGATTATGATAATTGGAAGTCTTTATGCAATGAAGAACATATTATTTTAGATTTAAAAGGTATTGTACCTCTTGAGTTAAATCCAATAAGGCCTTGA
- a CDS encoding NAD-dependent epimerase — protein sequence MTIIVTGAAGFIGFHLCRTLLNNGDTVIGIDCVNNYYDVSLKKARLEILSSFQDLFVFKKVYLEDKQSIENIFQEFKPKKVVNLAAQAGVRYSLENPDAYINSNLVGFLNILESCRKHKVEHLVYASSSSVYGGNINMPFSEMQNVDHPVSLYAATKKANELIAHSYSHLYGIPSTGLRFFTVYGPWGRPDMALFLFTKAIFESKPIKVFNEGNMIRDFTYIDDIIESVIRVINKPPGDNLNFNKSNPNAASSWAPHKIFNIGNSNPVKLMNFIKAIEDAIGIKAIKNFEPIQPGDVPATHADTKLLENWIDFKPKTSINEGIRNFVEWYKSFYNI from the coding sequence ATGACAATAATTGTTACTGGAGCAGCTGGATTTATTGGATTTCATTTATGTAGGACTTTATTGAATAATGGGGATACTGTTATTGGAATAGATTGTGTAAATAATTATTATGATGTTTCTCTAAAAAAGGCTCGTTTAGAAATATTATCTAGTTTTCAAGATTTGTTTGTATTTAAAAAAGTATATTTGGAAGATAAGCAATCAATAGAGAATATTTTTCAAGAATTCAAGCCTAAAAAAGTAGTTAATTTGGCAGCTCAAGCTGGCGTTAGATACTCTTTGGAAAATCCTGATGCTTATATAAATTCAAATTTAGTAGGTTTTTTAAATATTTTGGAGTCTTGTAGAAAACATAAAGTTGAACATTTAGTATATGCAAGTAGTAGTTCAGTTTATGGTGGGAATATAAACATGCCATTTTCAGAAATGCAAAATGTTGATCATCCAGTTAGTTTATATGCCGCCACAAAAAAAGCAAATGAATTAATAGCACATTCTTATAGTCATCTCTATGGAATTCCATCAACTGGATTACGGTTTTTTACAGTGTATGGTCCTTGGGGGAGGCCTGATATGGCACTATTTTTATTTACAAAAGCAATATTCGAGTCAAAACCAATTAAGGTATTTAATGAAGGGAATATGATTAGAGACTTTACTTATATTGATGATATTATTGAGAGTGTTATACGTGTTATTAACAAGCCTCCTGGAGATAATTTAAATTTTAATAAATCAAATCCGAATGCCGCCTCAAGTTGGGCTCCACATAAAATATTCAACATCGGAAACTCAAATCCCGTAAAATTAATGAACTTTATAAAAGCTATTGAGGATGCTATCGGAATAAAAGCAATCAAGAATTTTGAGCCAATACAACCTGGAGATGTTCCAGCTACTCATGCTGATACTAAACTTTTGGAAAACTGGATTGATTTTAAGCCAAAGACTTCAATAAATGAGGGCATAAGAAATTTTGTTGAGTGGTATAAAAGTTTTTATAATATTTAG
- a CDS encoding EpsG family protein — protein MFYVLPMIFLSLFSVRERQRIDKYIFLFLVLILTVFIGLRFEVGSDWTNYFIHTILEKEKTFAELSSKFKEPAYALFLWITNITNTGIFGLNVLNAIVFSIGLVFFCSNLKYPFLGILISYPYLVIVVGMNYVNQSAAIGVELIALTFYLKGNYKLYFAFLAACILFHASAVFLLTIPLVERVVNFRNKKAFISMIFILIFSYFVVSFFFLDFFQKTYTYYFTKNYNAGGFIVKGGILFSYALVFFMNQLKMPFTNIERSLLNTLSINVFGLIFLSFFTILSQSSAVIYRLSLYLYPVQIILSDRFVENKLFNIPRQSWRLFFVGFYFLTLIVWLGFSSHSSDWLPYKNFFFLGIKDKLTY, from the coding sequence ATGTTTTACGTCTTACCAATGATATTTTTGTCCCTATTTTCAGTTAGGGAGAGGCAAAGGATTGATAAGTATATATTTTTATTTTTAGTACTTATTTTAACTGTTTTTATAGGCCTAAGATTCGAAGTTGGTTCTGATTGGACAAATTACTTTATACATACAATTCTTGAAAAAGAAAAAACTTTTGCTGAGCTTTCTAGCAAATTTAAAGAGCCAGCTTATGCTTTGTTTTTATGGATAACAAATATTACAAATACAGGAATATTTGGATTGAATGTTTTGAATGCAATTGTTTTTTCTATTGGATTAGTTTTCTTTTGCAGTAACCTTAAATACCCTTTTTTAGGAATATTAATTTCTTATCCTTATTTAGTAATTGTTGTTGGGATGAATTATGTTAATCAGTCTGCCGCTATTGGAGTAGAGTTAATTGCACTAACTTTTTATCTTAAAGGAAATTATAAACTTTATTTTGCTTTTTTAGCTGCTTGTATTCTATTTCATGCTTCTGCGGTTTTCTTATTGACAATACCGCTTGTAGAAAGGGTCGTTAACTTTAGGAATAAAAAGGCTTTTATTTCTATGATATTTATATTAATCTTTTCATATTTTGTGGTTAGCTTTTTCTTTTTAGACTTCTTTCAAAAAACTTATACTTATTACTTTACTAAAAACTATAACGCGGGAGGATTCATTGTTAAAGGGGGCATCCTATTCTCTTATGCCTTAGTATTTTTCATGAATCAATTAAAAATGCCTTTTACTAATATTGAAAGAAGTTTATTGAATACTTTATCAATAAATGTTTTTGGATTGATTTTTCTATCTTTTTTTACAATATTATCTCAATCTTCTGCCGTCATATATAGGCTATCTCTATACCTTTATCCAGTTCAAATTATTTTGTCAGATAGATTTGTTGAAAATAAGTTGTTTAATATTCCAAGGCAATCATGGCGTTTGTTTTTTGTGGGATTTTATTTTTTAACTTTAATAGTTTGGTTAGGTTTCTCAAGTCATTCTAGCGATTGGTTACCTTATAAGAATTTCTTCTTTCTTGGCATAAAAGATAAGTTAACTTATTGA